The DNA sequence ATCACCAGCAACAGCCCCCTGCCCCCACCGGGTGCGATCTTCGTGCGTAGACGTCGCTGCATCATTCAGCTGCCAAAAATCGCCACGAGTTGCAGCGCCTGTCCCAGACAACGCCCGTCGGCACTGTAGACGGCGGCCCGCTCCTCGGAGAATCCCCCCACGGCCCGCTCTGAACGCGCAGTGACCAGATAGAAATCGTCCGCCTGGGCGCCTTCCAGCGGCAGGTGCTCGTTGATCACGACCTGCCACGACACCGTGGCTGCCGGCGCAGGCTGCGTCATGCGCGTGATCACCGCCGGGGGCCACATATCCAACAGCCCCACCAGCTGAGCGGCGTCCAGCGGACCGGGGGCGTCTTTCAAACGGCACCATCCGCCGAGAGCGGCCTCCTCATCGCCGCTGTAGGGGAAGGCCCCGTGGCAAAACTTGTACTCATAGTACTGCGCAAACTTTGGAAAGAGCGGACTCTCCGGCGCACTCGGAACCTCGGCGGCCGGCGGCACCTGGGGCATCGCCACGATCTCAAAATCGGAGGCAGAGGTGCGCTTGCGAGCAAAGGTGCCGATGGCCACCATGCGCGCCTGGCCCTCCTGCATGATCGTGGACTGCGCGCAGATCACCGACGATCCCTGGCGAACCACCTCGACATGCACCTCAAACGGCGCCTCGGTCACCGGCGCGCAGAAGTTGATCGCCAGCGCCCGCAGCGGGTACTCGGGGCGCTCCAGCGTGCGCTCCATCGCGCGCACCATCGCCGCGCCACTGACGCCACCAAAAGCCCCGCGCCCCTGATACCAGCTCTTATCAATCTGACCGTGAAAGACGCCCTGGTCATCTCGTCGCAGCGCGATGGCGTCCGAATAGCTCTGTGTCATCCTGTCTCTCCACGTTGGAGGTTGTATCCCATGCGCCTCAGCAGCAACTCGACGACGAGGAGCCTGCTGGCGAAGACGGCCCGCAGCAACTCGACTCAGCCGCCGGCGCGGTGATGGTCGAGGGGATACCGCCGGCGATCTGCGCCTGGCGCCCGGCGTACTGTCCCGCAGCCAACGTCGGGCCGCAGGCAAACGCCCCGAAGTGCACGGTCGTGTCGCCCACCACATCGAAATAGGGCGCAAAACGGGTCTCACGGAGCATCGAGGCGGTGTTGCCGCACACCCGCTCCGGTCGGCCCACTTCAAATGCGTGATGGTCGTCGAGCCAGAAGAGCGTCTCCGCCCCCTCGATGCCGCCGCGGTAAGTCGCCACCTGACCGTAGTCCTCACACTGGGCGTCGAGCCCTGCGAGCTTGAAGAGACGGTAGGTCACCGACACAAAACGGGCCGCGCCCACCATGTGCTGGAGCTCCGGGTTATTGATGGTGATCGGGCCGCTGGAAACCACGCGCGGGTCCGCAAATCCGGTGGTGCGGGCCAGAGCCTCAAAGTCCGCCTGGTAAAGCGCCCCGCCCAGACACTCCGAATGCAGCAGCGGGTCGTTGGCGATGGCCTCGGGCAGACGACGATCGGCAAAGACGTCACT is a window from the Lujinxingia litoralis genome containing:
- a CDS encoding acyl-CoA thioesterase: MTQSYSDAIALRRDDQGVFHGQIDKSWYQGRGAFGGVSGAAMVRAMERTLERPEYPLRALAINFCAPVTEAPFEVHVEVVRQGSSVICAQSTIMQEGQARMVAIGTFARKRTSASDFEIVAMPQVPPAAEVPSAPESPLFPKFAQYYEYKFCHGAFPYSGDEEAALGGWCRLKDAPGPLDAAQLVGLLDMWPPAVITRMTQPAPAATVSWQVVINEHLPLEGAQADDFYLVTARSERAVGGFSEERAAVYSADGRCLGQALQLVAIFGS
- a CDS encoding methyltransferase domain-containing protein, translated to MSNSPKGATTHEWVKDYYGKLLKSSEDLQTNACCAGGAPPAWIASRLQNIHPEVSERFYGCGYPIPHGLVGASVLDLGCGSGRDVYAIAQLVGEQGKVIGLDMTEEQLQVARDTQGWHAERSGYAEPNTEFVQGYIEDLAAAGVADGSLDVIVSNCVVNLSPRKDLVMAEAFRALKPGGEFYFSDVFADRRLPEAIANDPLLHSECLGGALYQADFEALARTTGFADPRVVSSGPITINNPELQHMVGAARFVSVTYRLFKLAGLDAQCEDYGQVATYRGGIEGAETLFWLDDHHAFEVGRPERVCGNTASMLRETRFAPYFDVVGDTTVHFGAFACGPTLAAGQYAGRQAQIAGGIPSTITAPAAESSCCGPSSPAGSSSSSCC